In the Xanthobacteraceae bacterium genome, GCACATATTTCGCGCGCGTGCAGAAAGAATATCTGGAGCTATCGCCCGCGCCGAAAGCCTACGCGGCATTTCGTGCAGCACTCTCCGCAATGTGGCGGGCACAGCCGCAGCTTGCGCGCGCGGAACTGAAAAAGATCACCGTTCCGGTCTGGGTAGTGCAAGCCGAGCGCGAAGAACTGATCGCGCATCCGCATGCGAAGGAAATGGCGGCGGCGATTCCAAATGCGAAATTCGTTTCGCTTCCCGGTGTCGGTCACTTCGCGCTGCTTCAGGACCCCGCGCACTTCGACGCGGAAGTCGTGCGCTTTATGCAGAGCCTGCGCTGACGCACTCTCAATCCCATTCGATCAGGTCTTGCAGCCCCTTGCGGTTGAGGATGCCGAGCTTGCGCCCGTCGAGATGGATGAGCTTCGCGGCCTTGAACCTGCCGAGCACCTTGCAGACGTGAACAGCGGTCAGGCCTGTCGCATCGGCGATTTGCTGCTGGCGCACCGGAAACTCGATGGTGTTATCCCTGGCCTGTCCGCGCCTTTCCATGCGGTCGAACAGCGAACAAAGCACCCGCGCAATCCGCGCCTCCGCCGAGCGGCGGCTGAGATCGAGGCTGAGCTGGTCGTTGCGCTCGCGCTCCTCGCCAAGCGATTTTCCGAGCGAGCCGACCCACGCCGGATTTTTTGCAATCGCTTCCAGCAAGTCGGCGCGTTTTAACTTGCGACAAGAAACCTGGGAAACCGCATCGATCGCCCGGCCCGAACAAGGCTCGAAAAGGTAGTTCACCGAAGCAGGGTCGCCCGCGAGCAGAAACGAAACGATCTGCCGCCGTCCGCTCGGCACGCTCACCGAAACCGCGGCCCATCCCGAACAGATCACCGGCACGGTTTCGGAAATTTCGCGCTGGTGCAGAATCGGACGGCGCGCCGGCACGACCTGCACCACCGATGCGACCGGGAGCGTACCGGCACGGCGATTGTTTTCGGGATCGCCTTTGATTCCGAAACCCGGACACGCATTGATCTGCCGGACGAAACAACCCTTGCATGTCGGCAGGAAACGGCCTTCGGCCGTCTGGCTTTCCGTAGCTTCAGGCAACGCGGGGACGATATTCGTCCGCGCATTCATCGCCAGAACATCGTTCGCCTTGATCTCATGCAGCGGATGTTCGTTCGCTTTCAGCATTGCGCCCTCCGAATCATTTCCCGAAAGAATCTTAGTGAAAGTCACGCAAGCAATGTATTGATGTAGATGAATCGTTTTGCTAATTACAGGTTGTAACGACAGGTTGCGCGATTCGTTTTCGCGCTAAGAAAGTTTTTGTTCGCGCAGAATTTTCTGTGACGACGCTACTTGCTTTGAGTGAACACGCACCGGCGCGAAGTTTTATGCATGCGTGTTGAATTGTTTTCGTGGAATGCCATCAAAAAAGCGCGCGATGCTTTATGCGCGAAAAGAAAAAAGCATTCAAAAACTTGGCGCAGATTATATTTCCAGATCAATCGTCCAGTTGATCGTAATTTTCTCCGCAGCACATAATGCGCGGCAACTATCCTTAGGCTTTCCCGCGCATGATCTTCACGGCCATTCCTGCCGCCGTGGATTTCATGCGCCATTCCGCGATCAATCTTCATGAAACCGTGATTCTCGTCGCCGATCCGAGCGCGTATCTGCGCAAGATCGTGGTTTCGATCCTGCGCGGCTTCGGCACCAAATCGCTACTCGAAGTGGATAGCGCTGCGGGCCTTATGCGCGCGATGAACGGCCAGCGCATCGACGTCCTGCTCTGCGACTCCCGCCTGCCCGATCAGGATGGTTTTGCGGCGACCGTCACGATCCGCCGCGATCCCGTCAGCCCGTACCGGACCATTCCAATTCTCATCATGACCAGTGACACGCGCGAGACCTCGATCCGCCAGGCGCGCGACAGTGGCGCGAACATGGTGATCGCAAAACCGCTATCCCCTCGCGCGCTCTATGATCGTCTTGCGTGGGTTGCGCTCAACAGCCGCCCGTTCGTCGATTGCGACAACTATTTCGGTCCCGACCGCCGTTACAAGATCGAAGGCTATCCCGGCGGCGTCGGCCGCCGCAGGGGCGACAAGCCTATCGAGGTCGCGCAGGAAACCGGACCAGCGCTCGAACAGGACGACATCGACAATCTTTTCAACGCCGCGCGCGTAGGGCTTGCGCAATGAGCGACGAAGCGAAGAACGAAGCACGCATTTTCCGCGTCAAGACGCCGTTTCAGGCCGCGGCACAACAGCCGGGCGGCGTATCGCGCGAACTGGCCATCGAGAATGCGAACCGGCAGGTGGAGAAGATCAAACCGGAGCTGGTCGTCTGGATGCAGGACCAGCTTGCCGAATTGCCTGTTGCCATCGCCGCGGCGGAATCCTCACCACAGGATTTGGAGAAACTGAACGCCGTGGAAACGATAGGCCGCGGCTTGCGCGACGTCGGCACCACGCTCGGCTACGGGTTGCTGACTTTCGTCGCCGGCAATATCGCCGAGATTTTCGAAGCGACGCGAAGCGGCGCGCCTTACCGCAAGGACATAGTGAATTGCCACCTCGCCGCATTGATGCTCTCGATCCGCGACGATTACCGGCAGATGGACCCGGATCTTTTTCCTGAACTGAAACTCGGCCTGCGGCAGGTGCTGGCGATTGCGCACCGCGCGGCACGCAGCGCACCCTAGAAAACTTGCTCGTCTTCCCCGCACGCTTCCTGTAACGCCGTATCCGCATCATCCGCCGATGCAATCAACGCATGGGCGAGATAGCCGTTCAGCCGGTTCTTCAAATCCGACACCGTAATCGTACCAATCGCATCCGCTGCCGTGCTTGCCGTCGCGCCGCTCCTGCTCAGCTTCCGCAGCGCAAGACCCACCGCCTCGAACTCCTGCTTGAGCCGATCGAAGGCCTGAAACGCGACGATTAGTTCGCGGTCAGGTTTACCGCCTTCCATGGCAATCGCCGCAACACGGTCGACTGCCTGCTGCAGCCCTGCAACGTTGTCGATCATGGCCTGCGCCAGCGCGCCGATAAAATGGTTTGCCTGCGGCTGCGTAGCCGTGTTTTGCGGCGGCATTGAAAAAACTTTACGGGCCATACGTCAGCTCAGCTTGCCCACGACCTGCTCGATCT is a window encoding:
- a CDS encoding response regulator; this translates as MIFTAIPAAVDFMRHSAINLHETVILVADPSAYLRKIVVSILRGFGTKSLLEVDSAAGLMRAMNGQRIDVLLCDSRLPDQDGFAATVTIRRDPVSPYRTIPILIMTSDTRETSIRQARDSGANMVIAKPLSPRALYDRLAWVALNSRPFVDCDNYFGPDRRYKIEGYPGGVGRRRGDKPIEVAQETGPALEQDDIDNLFNAARVGLAQ
- a CDS encoding Crp/Fnr family transcriptional regulator, which translates into the protein MLKANEHPLHEIKANDVLAMNARTNIVPALPEATESQTAEGRFLPTCKGCFVRQINACPGFGIKGDPENNRRAGTLPVASVVQVVPARRPILHQREISETVPVICSGWAAVSVSVPSGRRQIVSFLLAGDPASVNYLFEPCSGRAIDAVSQVSCRKLKRADLLEAIAKNPAWVGSLGKSLGEERERNDQLSLDLSRRSAEARIARVLCSLFDRMERRGQARDNTIEFPVRQQQIADATGLTAVHVCKVLGRFKAAKLIHLDGRKLGILNRKGLQDLIEWD